From Topomyia yanbarensis strain Yona2022 chromosome 1, ASM3024719v1, whole genome shotgun sequence, one genomic window encodes:
- the LOC131683623 gene encoding uncharacterized protein LOC131683623, with translation MDINPAEYYVVHMDDGTLVEMNGYVHLCNKESHQMVEVRYEDAARFYGLPPLVEESPVAEKSAKSWTDGQTKLMLSLYRDKMEEVGPLKKFKSKKQLWTSIKQGMEEKIGPMFNERQIENRYKTLTRRHRATVTHNKVSGNTLEKAAYFGELSDIAALDDSLEPEILMDTNSIRQKTTNDTMSETITIATTAGGSTPSTSHGNGSAGSSGRKRSQRNNVQWQLLEAYKEAQEAKKQRHIERMVKIDKLTDILGAMAQRNDSSF, from the exons ATGGATATCAATCCGGCAGAATATTATGTTGTACACATGGACGATGGGACGTTGGTGGAGATGAACGGATACGTCCATCTCTGCAACAAAGAAT CCCATCAAATGGTCGAGGTAAGGTACGAAGATGCTGCTAGATTCTATGGGTTACCTCCGCTGGTTGAAGAATCACCCGTAGCTGAAAAAtcagccaaatcatggaccgaCGGACAGACGAAGTTGATGCTCTCGCTCTACCGCGACAAAATGGAGGAGGTGGGTCCACTAAAAAAATTTAAGTCCAAAAAACAGTTATGGACAAGTATTAAGCAAGGCATGGAAGAAAAAATTGGTCCGATGTTCAACGAGAGGCAGATTGAAAATAGATACAAAACTCTGACCCGGCGGCATCGAGCAACCGTCACACATAATAAAGTATCAGGAAACACACTCGAGAAGGCGGCCTATTTCGGTGAGTTATCCGACATAGCGGCCTTAGATGACTCGTTGGAGCCAGAAATCCTTATGGACACAAACTCTATCAGGCAGAAGACAACAAACGACACCATGTCCGAAACGATCACGATAGCGACAACAGCAGGAGGCAGCACTCCCTCGACGTCTCATGGTAATGGTTCCGCGGGTAGTAGTGGCAGAAAACGAAGCCAGCGTAACAACGTCCAGTGGCAGCTACTAGAGGCATATAAAGAGGCGCAGGAAGCCAAAAAACAACGCCACATCGAACGAATGGTGAAAATAGACAAACTGACTGATATACTTGGAGCAATGGCGCAAAGGAACGATTCAtctttttga